Proteins encoded within one genomic window of Streptomyces sp. NBC_00523:
- a CDS encoding DUF1214 domain-containing protein: MTPTGLGWTAPRTYRLRVPGPVPAGLFWSLTVYDSETRSQVVTGQGRAAMRSLYEKPAPDLDGTVDLYVGPTPPAGQEERWLRTVPGRGWFAYFRIYGPAEPAFDGSWRPGDFETVTSA; this comes from the coding sequence GTGACGCCGACGGGGCTTGGCTGGACGGCTCCCCGTACGTACCGGCTGCGCGTCCCGGGCCCGGTCCCGGCCGGCCTCTTCTGGTCGCTGACCGTCTACGACAGCGAGACCCGCTCCCAGGTGGTGACCGGCCAGGGGCGGGCGGCGATGCGCTCCCTGTACGAGAAGCCCGCGCCGGACCTCGACGGCACCGTGGACCTGTACGTCGGCCCGACCCCGCCCGCCGGACAGGAGGAACGCTGGCTGCGGACCGTCCCCGGCCGGGGCTGGTTCGCCTACTTCCGGATCTACGGGCCCGCCGAGCCGGCCTTCGACGGCAGCTGGCGGCCCGGCGACTTCGAAACGGTGACGTCCGCCTGA